A section of the Telopea speciosissima isolate NSW1024214 ecotype Mountain lineage chromosome 3, Tspe_v1, whole genome shotgun sequence genome encodes:
- the LOC122655690 gene encoding endoplasmic reticulum metallopeptidase 1 isoform X3 — MVAKYPSGQIIAQDLFLSGFIKSATDFQVYKEVAGLSGLDFAYTDAGAVYHTKNDKLKLLKPGSLQHLGENMLAFLLQTAASSRFLSDKAIETSEDISQDQAIYFDIMGTYMIVYRQRLASMLQNSVIIQALLIWTTSLLMGGYPAAASLALSFISILIMWIFSLSFSVLVAFLLPLICSSPLPYIASPWLVIGLFGAPAFIGALTGQHVGYLILQKYLWHASSKREQKRSPAIQAELIKLEAERWLFKAGSVQWLLILMVGNFYKVGSSYIAVIWLASPAFAYGFLEATLSPVRSPKPLKIVTLLLGITVPIIISAGILIRLVGTITGIMVLFDRNPGTKPEWLGNVMVAVFVAAIICLTSVYVLSYIHLSDAKRSIFLATGALFGLTLSLVLSGIVPPFTEDVARAVNVVHVVETTGQYGENQNPFSYISLFSPTPGKLMKEVEHVKEEGFICGKEKVIDFVTFRVEYGCWSSDDTLRGWSKADIPTLHVESDEKGDGRSTQISIDTKVSTRWSLAINTHKIADFKFEENSDELVPVGNKIGIHGWHIIQFAGGKNAPTKFNLTLFWVKNYAQLTHKPDAQRRDQHLLLKLRTDVDRLTPKSERVLTKLPTWCSLFGKSTSPNTLAFLSSLPVDF; from the exons AATGATAAATTAAAGCTTTTGAAGCCTGGCTCCCTTCAGCATCTTGGAGAAAACATGCTCGCCTTTCTGCTTCAGACTGCTGCATCATCTCGTTTTCTGTCAGACAAGGCTATTGAAACCAGTGAAGACATTAGTCAAGACCAGGCTATATATTTTGACATTATG GGGACATACATGATTGTGTATCGTCAACGTCTTGCAAGTATGCTTCAAAATTCAGTGATAATTCAGGCACTTCTAATCTGGACAACATCATTGCTTATGGGCGGTTATCCTGCTGCAGCATCTCTGGCCTTATCATTTATAAGTATTCTCATCATGTGGATATTTTCTCTAAGCTTCTCTGTTCTTGTTGCCTTCCTTCTACCTCTCATTTGTTCCTCGCCTTTGCCCTATATCGCAAGCCCATGGTTAGTAATTGGCTTGTTTGGGGCACCTGCTTTTATTGGGGCACTAACTGGTCAACATGTGGGTTATCTCATTCTTCAAAAATATCTGTGGCATGCCTCTTCCAAGAGGGAACAGAAGCGATCTCCTGCTATTCAAGCTGAGTTAATCAAGTTGGAGGCTGAAAGGTGGCTCTTTAAGGCTGGCTCTGTTCAGTGGTTACTTATTTTAATGGTgggaaatttttataaggttggatCTTCCTACATAGCTGTCATTTGGCTAGCCTCACCTGCTTTTGCAT ATGGCTTTTTGGAAGCAACACTATCTCCAGTCCGATCGCCAAAGCCTCTCAAGATTGTAACCTTACTGCTAGGAATTACTGTTCCCATCATAATTTCTGCTGGTATACTCATTCGTCTGGTGGGCACAATAACTGGGATTATGGTCCTTTTTGATAG GAATCCTGGTACCAAACCTGAATGGCTAGGCAATGTAATGGTTGCTGTTTTTGTTGCTGCAATTATTTGCCTTACATCAGTATATGTTCTTTCCTATATTCACCTTTCAG ATGCTAAAAGATCAATCTTTCTTGCAACTGGTGCCCTGTTCGGCCTCACACTCAGTTTAGTTCTGTCAGGAATAGTTCCACCATTCACTGAAGATGTTGCCCGAGCTGTAAAT GTTGTACATGTTGTTGAAACAACAGGCCAATATGGGGagaaccaaaacccattttcatatatttctctattttctccaaCTCCGGGCAAGTTAATGAAGGAGGTTGAACATGTCAAAGAGGAAGGATTTATTTGTGGAAAAGAGAAAGTAATTGATTTTGTTACTTTTAGGGTTGAGTATGGTTGCTGGAGTTCTGATGATACCTTACGTGGGTGGAGCAAAGCAGACATTCCAACTCTGCATGTTGAAAGTGATGAGAAGGGAGATGGAAGGAGCACACAGATTTCAATCGATACAAAAGTTTCTACACGCTGGTCACTGGCAATCAATACACACAAAATTGCAGATTTTAAGTTTGAAG AAAATTCAGATGAGTTGGTTCCAGTAGGGAACAAGATCGGAATTCATGGATGGCACATTATTCAATTTGCTGGGGGGAAGAATGCGCCAACAAAGTTTAATCTTACTCTCTTTTGGGTAAAGAATTATGCCCAGTTGACTCACAAGCCAGATGCACAGAGAAGGGATCAGCATCTCCTCTTGAAATTAAGAACAGATGTGGACAGACTGACGCCAAAATCTGAAAGAGTACTAACGAAGCTTCCTACTTGGTGTTCTCTGTTTGGTAAGTCGACTTCTCCTAACACATTAGCTTTCTTAAGTAGTCTTCCTGTTGATTTTTAG